The Brachionichthys hirsutus isolate HB-005 chromosome 1, CSIRO-AGI_Bhir_v1, whole genome shotgun sequence genome has a window encoding:
- the dpep1 gene encoding dipeptidase 1 — MMSDLNLAIFLAVCLSACAAAATEDALMSRALKLMSETPLIDGHNDLPWQLRKQFNNQLEKVDLYKLDTTHTNIPKIRRGRLGAQFWSAYVPCETQYKDAVRQTLEQIDVVHRMCQKYPEAFMFASSSQDIRDAFSRNKTASLIGVEGGHSIDSSLGTLRTMYQLGVRYLTLTHSCNTPWADNWRVDEGTEPSQHNGLSPFGKQLIVEMNRLGMLIDLAHVPVTVMDQVLDLSEAPVIFSHSSAYAICPHKRNVPDDVLKRVRDKRGVVMVNFYNDYVACAESAKLSDVADHFDHIKKVAGAGAVGFGGDYDGVTRLPEGLEDVSKVPNVVAELLRRGWTDEDVKDALGNNLLRVFSEAEAIRDSKVNDTNPDDVPIPYEEVKTPCRTSFGYSHAGPTLSLSATLLLLLQALRGLIAGAAS; from the exons ATGATGTCCGATCTGAATTTAGCCATATTTTTGGCAGTGTGTCTCAGTGCTTGTGCCGCTGCCGCCACAGAGGATGCACTCATGAGCAGAGCGCTGAAGCTGATGTCCGAGACGCCGCTAATCGATGG CCACAACGATCTGCCCTGGCAACTTCGAAAGCAATTCAACAATCAGCTTGAGAAAGTTGATCTTTACAAACTCGACACGACGCACACCAACATCCCGAAGATCAGGCGAGGTCGGCTTGGAGCCCAG TTCTGGTCGGCTTATGTTCCCTGTGAAACTCAGTACAAAGACGCTGTCCGGCAAACGCTGGAGCAGATAGACGTGGTTCACAGGATGTGCCAGAAATACCCAGAAGCCTTCATGTTTGCCTCCAGTAGTCAAG ACATCAGGGACGCCTTCAGCAGGAATAAGACGGCCAGTCTGATTGGAGTAGAGGGGGGCCACTCCATTGACAGCAGTCTGGGCACCTTGCGCACCATGTACCAGCTGGGGGTCCGTTACCTCACGCTCACCCACTCATGCAACACCCCCTG GGCGGATAACTGGCGGGTCGATGAGGGAACAGAACCATCCCAACACAATGGCCTGTCTCCATTTGGCAAG CAACTGATAGTGGAGATGAACCGTCTGGGGATGCTTATTGATCTGGCGCACGTCCCGGTGACGGTGATGGACCAGGTGCTGGACCTTTCTGAAGCGCCGGTCATCTTCAGCCATTCCTCTGCTTACGCCATATGTCCACACAAGAGGAACGTCCCCGACGATGTTCTCAAGCGAGTG AGAGACAAAAGAGGAGTCGTCATGGTGAACTTCTACAACGACTACGTGGCCTGCGCTGAAAGTGCCAAGCTTTCAGATGTTGCTG ATCACTTCGACCATATAAAGAAAGTGGCCGGGGCGGGCGCCGTTGGGTTTGGTGGAGATTATGACGGTGTAACCAG GCTGCCCGAGGGTCTGGAGGACGTGTCCAAGGTTCCCAACGTGGTGGCTGAGCTGCTGAGGAGAGGATGGACTGATGAAGACGTCAAAGACGCTCTGGGAAACAACCTGCTGCGCGTCTTCAGTGAGGCTGAGGCG ATCCGTGATTCGAAGGTGAACGACACCAATCCGGACGATGTTCCCATCCCGTACGAGGAGGTGAAAACCCCCTGCAGGACGAGCTTTGGTTACTCCCACGCCGGACCCACGCTCTCCCTCAGCGCgacgctcctgctgctcctgcaggctctCCGGGGTCTGATTGCAGGTGCAGCTTCGTAG
- the hp gene encoding LOW QUALITY PROTEIN: haptoglobin (The sequence of the model RefSeq protein was modified relative to this genomic sequence to represent the inferred CDS: deleted 1 base in 1 codon) has translation MQHSRGGLILEKMNPTSKTRFSLAVLLLASWACLAHPEDEMEPSASASRLTPLRLRRVVGGMVTQNVPWQAMVYLNESILDGGFAGGALVSDRWVLTAGRNLFIRKDRQGISGSDPLIPKVYLGISDRSEADALHEFAVEKVVLHPRFQNRSDWDNDLALIQLKEPVAINDKVTPIPLPKGDTNFESGVITGWGWGVYKIPAQVLKYIRVPLVQHSVCKAAYKSDHTKPGVDDNMFCTGQTNHEENVCFGDAGGALAVSETGDIYAAGILSYDKVCRPTSYAVYMKISSYLPWIHSVMRGDTEKSAALRANVMSKFL, from the exons ATGCAGCACTCGAGAGGAGGGCTGATC CTGGAGAAGATGAATCCTACCAGCAAAACCAG GTTTTCTTTGGCCGTTCTCCTTCTGGCATCGTGGGCTTGTCTGGCTCACCCCGAAGATGAGATGGAACCTTCTGCATCAG CCTCCAGGTTGACGCCGCTGCGACTCAGGCGAGTGGTTGGGGGGATGGTGACCCAGAACGTCCCCTGGCAGGCCATGGTTTACCTCAACGAGAGCATACTGGACGGAGGCTTCGCAGGCGGCGCTCTAGTCTCTGATCGCTGGGTTCTGACAGCCGGCAGGAACCTTTTCATCAGGAAGGATCGACAGGGCATTAGTGGAAGTGATCCCCTCATTCCTAAAGTGTACCTGGGAATCTCCGATCGGTCAGAAGCCGATGCCCTTCATGAGTTCGCCGTAGAGAAG GTTGTTCTCCACCCACGCTTCCAGAACCGGTCTGACTGGGACAACGACCTGGCCCTTATCCAGCTGAAGGAGCCTGTGGCCATAAATGATAAAGTGACACCCATTCCCCTGCCCAAGGGCGACACCAATTTTGAATCTGGGGTTATCACTGGCTGGGGCTGGGGGGTCTACAAGATCCCTGCTCAAGTGCTCAAGTACATCAGAGTCCCCCTGGTCCAGCACTCTGTATGTAAGGCGGCCTATAAGAGTGATCACACCAAGCCAGGTGTGGACGACAACATGTTCTGCACCGGACAAACCAATCATGAAGAGAACGTTTGCTTCGGCGACGCAGGAGGTGCTTTGGCTGTCAGTGAAACTGGGGACATTTATGCAGCGGGGATCCTTTCCTACGACAAGGTTTGCAGACCAACCAGTTACGCAGTCTACATGAAGATTTCCTCGTATTTGCCGTGGATCCACAGCGTCATGAGAGGAGACACGGAAAAATCAGCCGCTCTGCGTGCTAATGTCATGTCTAAGTTTCTATAA
- the LOC137893284 gene encoding sulfotransferase 2B1-like, with the protein MGETSKLVGLSLYDGARLDVTEMFQGFMFPGLLHTQESLHCAVNFPFQDTDIIIATYPKSGTTWMQQIVTLITSRGDPNIAQTVPNWARAPWLEQIYLKDALEASSLTPRIFTTHLPYQLLSSALQGSKAKVIYVSRNPKDVAVSYYHFHNIASFLPNLATFQEFLHQFLDGKVSYGSWFDHVKDWTSQTATMNNLLHITYEELWQDLRGSIKRLSAFLQCPLEDDEVNNCAKHTVFSVMKENKMVNYTLLPDNIIDHSKGSFMRNGKIGDWKNLFTEEQDQYFKGICESKMKDWPSEFVWEV; encoded by the exons ATGGGAGAGACAAGCAAACTTGTAGGTTTATCGCTGTATGACGGTGCAAGGTTGGATGTCACAGAGATGTTTCAGGGTTTTATGTTTCCTGGACTGCTTCACACCCAGGAATCCTTGCATTGTGCTGTAAATTTTCCATTTCAGGACACGGATATCATCATAGCCACGTACCCAAAGTCAG gCACCACATGGATGCAACAAATTGTGACCCTTATAACCAGCAGAGGGGACCCAAACATAGCCCAAACTGTCCCAAACTGGGCCCGGGCTCCATGGCTGGAGCAGATTTACCTTAAAGACGCATTGGAGGCCTCCTCTCTAACCCCACGAATCTTTACCACTCACCTGCCTTATCAGCTGCTGAGCTCTGCTCTGCAGGGATCAAAAGCAAAG GTCATTTATGTGAGCAGAAATCCGAAAGATGTGGCAGTATCCTACTACCATTTCCACAATATAGCTTCATTCCTTCCCAACCTTGCCACATTTCAAGAGTTTTTACACCAATTCCTGGACGGTAAAG TGAGTTATGGATCCTGGTTTGACCATGTTAAAGACTGGACCAGTCAGACAGCGACGATGAACAATCTGCTTCACATCACCTATGAAGAGTTGTGGCAG GACCTTCGTGGTTCCATCAAGAGGCTGAGCGCTTTCCTACAATGTCCCCTGGAGGACGACGAGGTCAACAACTGTGCCAAACACACTGTCTTCAGTGtcatgaaagaaaacaagatgGTGAACTACACCCTTCTCCCCGACAACATAATTGACCACAGCAAAGGCTCCTTCATGAGAAACG GTAAGATCGGCGACTGGAAGAACCTGTTCACAGAGGAGCAGGATCAATACTTCAAAGGCATCTGTGAGTCCAAGATGAAGGACTGGCCCTCAGAATTTGTGTGGGAAGTTTGA
- the LOC137893808 gene encoding sulfotransferase 2B1-like: protein MGETSKLVGLSLYDGARLDVTEMFQGFMFPGLLHTQESLHCAVNFPFQDTDIIIATYPKSGTTWMQQIVTLITSRGDPNIAQTVPNWARTPWLEQIYLKDALEASSLTPRIFTTHLPYQLLSSALQGSKAKVIYVSRNPKDVAVSYYHFHNIASFLPNLATFQEFLHQFLEGKVSPGSWFDHVKDWTSQTATMNNLLHITYEELWQDLHGSIKRLSAFLQCPLEDDEVNNCAKHTVFSVMKENKMVNYTLLPDNIIDHSKGSFMRNGKIGDWKNLFTEEQDQYFKGICESKMKDWPSEFVWEV from the exons ATGGGAGAGACAAGCAAACTTGTAGGTTTATCGCTGTATGACGGTGCAAGGTTGGATGTCACAGAGATGTTTCAGGGTTTTATGTTTCCTGGACTCCTTCACACCCAGGAATCCTTGCATTGTGCTGTAAATTTTCCATTTCAGGACACGGATATCATCATAGCCACGTACCCAAAGTCAG gCACCACATGGATGCAACAAATTGTGACCCTTATAACCAGCAGAGGGGACCCAAACATAGCCCAAACTGTCCCAAACTGGGCTCGGACTCCATGGCTGGAGCAGATTTACCTTAAAGACGCATTGGAGGCCTCCTCTTTAACCCCACGAATCTTTACCACTCACCTGCCTTATCAGCTGCTGAGCTCTGCTCTGCAGGGATCAAAAGCAAAG GTCATTTATGTGAGCAGAAATCCGAAAGATGTGGCAGTATCCTACTACCATTTCCACAATATAGCTTCATTCCTTCCCAACCTTGCCACATTTCAAGAGTTTTTACACCAATTCCTGGAGGGTAAAG TGAGTCCTGGATCCTGGTTTGACCATGTTAAAGACTGGACCAGTCAGACAGCGACGATGAACAATCTGCTTCACATCACCTATGAAGAGTTGTGGCAG GACCTTCATGGTTCCATCAAGAGGCTGAGCGCTTTCCTACAATGTCCCCTGGAAGACGACGAGGTCAACAACTGTGCCAAACACACTGTCTTCAGTGtcatgaaagaaaacaagatgGTGAACTACACCCTTCTCCCCGACAACATAATTGACCACAGCAAAGGCTCCTTCATGAGAAACG GTAAGATCGGCGACTGGAAGAACCTGTTCACAGAGGAGCAGGATCAATACTTCAAAGGCATCTGTGAGTCCAAGATGAAGGACTGGCCCTCAGAATTTGTGTGGGAAGTTTGA
- the LOC137893294 gene encoding sulfotransferase 2B1-like, with product MEETSKLVGLSLYDGARLDVTEMFQGFMFPGLLHTQESLHCAVNFPFQDTDIIIATYPKSGTTWMQQIVTLITSRGDPNIAQTVPNWARAPWLEQIYLKDALEASSLTPRIFTTHLPYQLLSSALQGSKAKVIYVSRNPKDVAVSYYHFHNIASFLPNLATFQEFLHQFLDGKVSPGSWFDHVKDWTSQTATMNNLLHITYEELWQDLHGSIKRLSAFLQCPLEDDEVNNCAKHTVFSVMKENKMVNYTLLPDNIIDHSKGSFMRNGKISDWKNLFTEEQDQYFKGICESKMKDWPSQFVWDV from the exons ATGGAAGAGACAAGCAAACTTGTAGGTTTATCGCTGTATGACGGTGCAAGGTTGGATGTCACAGAGATGTTTCAGGGTTTTATGTTTCCTGGACTCCTTCACACCCAGGAATCCTTGCATTGTGCTGTAAATTTTCCATTTCAGGACACGGATATCATCATAGCCACGTACCCAAAGTCAG gCACCACATGGATGCAACAAATTGTGACCCTTATAACCAGCAGAGGCGACCCAAACATAGCCCAAACTGTCCCAAACTGGGCCCGGGCTCCATGGCTGGAGCAGATTTACCTTAAAGACGCATTGGAGGCCTCCTCTTTAACCCCACGAATCTTTACCACTCACCTGCCTTATCAGCTGCTGAGCTCTGCTCTGCAGGGATCAAAAGCAAAG GTCATTTATGTGAGCAGAAATCCGAAAGATGTGGCAGTATCCTACTACCATTTCCACAATATAGCTTCATTCCTTCCCAACCTTGCCACATTTCAAGAGTTTTTACACCAATTCCTGGACGGTAAAG TGAGTCCTGGATCCTGGTTTGACCATGTTAAAGACTGGACCAGTCAGACAGCGACGATGAACAATCTGCTTCACATCACCTATGAAGAGTTGTGGCAG GACCTTCATGGTTCCATCAAGAGGCTGAGCGCTTTCCTACAATGTCCCCTGGAGGACGACGAGGTCAACAACTGTGCCAAACACACTGTCTTCAGTGtcatgaaagaaaacaagatgGTGAACTACACCCTTCTCCCCGACAACATAATTGACCACAGCAAAGGCTCCTTCATGAGAAACG GTAAGATCAGCGACTGGAAGAACCTGTTCACAGAGGAGCAGGATCAATACTTCAAAGGCATCTGTGAGTCCAAGATGAAGGACTGGCCCTCACAATTTGTGTGGGACGTTTGA